A window of Rosettibacter firmus genomic DNA:
GAATGGATTCGGATAATTACTTGTTGTCAAAACGAATTCTTCATGTTTTGTCGATTCATTATCATTTACCATTTTTTCATTTAGAGAAGCATCATACTGATTACCCAAGAGTATTTCACAATCGGTTAGCAACTCATCTTCAGGAAATTTTTGTTTTAGTTCTTCGTAATAATTTGAAGCTGAATCCCCTGGCTGTTTACACAGTAGTGGAATTCTTCGTAACCGGACTGCCCGTAAAGGGCGAAAAACGGAATAAGCAATAATAGTAAGGCACATCTTGAGAGTTTCATAAAGCACCTCGTGGTTTAGTTTTACTATTTTAGATAAGTTAGTTTTTTAACGGAGAACCCGGAGGATGTATTTAATACTACAAGATATACGCCGCTTGATAAACCGGATGCATTAAAAGCTGTTTTGTGTCTGCCGGCTTGTTTTATGGCGTTTAATAATTCCTTTACCTTTCTTCCCAGTGTATCATATATAGTTATGCTTATTTTACTTTCTTTATTTAATTCATATTCTATTGTTGTTGTTGCGTTAAAAGGATTGGGATACGGGGAATACAACTTAAAACTTGATGGAAGTGAAAGAGATTCATAGTCCACTGAAACCGGGATACCGTTTTCATCTATTAACATATGAGAAACATAAACGGTTTGTTTGTCGTGATATGTAGCAACAAAGAAAAGTGTTTTTCCATCAGCAGTGATTGTGGGGTATGCTTGTCCTCGTTTAGAATATTCCCTAGTAAAATAAAGTGTATCTGCTTGATAACTAATATTGAGTACATATGGGCGAGTATAATCTGAAGAATTTGCTTTCTTATAGCAGACTACTAAATCCTCCTTCAAATAGTATCTACCATCAAGGGTAGTATCCGGCTGCGTGGATAAATAATAAACTTTGGATAAATCTTGAGTTGTGGTTATGCCATAGTCTGAAGAGAAATTTAATCCTTCGCTGGGGAAGTCCTTCACTGTATTATATTGTTTGGTTGTATTGTTATAATAAGAAATATAAGAGGCATTAGGCCTGGTAAATATTATCGTCGTGTCATCCGGAGCAGTTACGCCTGATATTCCATAATAGGGAATATTTACTTCAGGCCCACAGTTAACCGGTTTTCCCCAATCATTTTTAAAACTATCCCAATCACTGTAATACATATGCCATAACGAGCCCATCAACCACGTATAAAACAATCTCTTTCCGCTTGGCGTTATTGCCGGCGTTTGTACAAAATAATCTATATTTATATGTGAACCCAATTTATACGGTGTTGTCCAGCCAGTATCGCTCAGTTCTGTCACTGCTATTCCCGCAACAGAAATGTATAAGGTTTTTCCATCTGCGCTTACTGAAATCCCGTCAACACTTCCAGCCCAGTTGCTTATTGCTTTTATTTCTTCAGGTTTACTCCATACTTCTGTTGCTTGTGGATACTTTTCTCGTGTCTGGGCTAAAAGCATGATTGGTATTACGAGTAAAATTATTATACGTTTCATAACCATCTCTCTTTATAATTGAAGAATAGTATAAAGAACTTTTTCAAATTACATTTTTATGGTAATAGATAAATCCTAAGAAACAGTACAGAAATTTAGAGCCATGATTTTTCATTAAGTAAGTATAACGATTATTTAATCCACTAATAAATATCATCCTCTAAAATGATATCCGCCTAAGGTGGACAAGTTTACCAGCATTTTGTTATTTTTAATTAAAATTCTCAATTTCTTGTTTACTATCACTCTTACCTAAATTATACTGTCTTATTATTAATCAAATAAGAAATAATTTTTATATGAATAATTGTTTTTCGATTTTCTGTTTGAGGATTTATGATAGTTTGTGAAATATTTTTCTGCCCTCTAAGCAAGCAATATTTCCTTTTGCTTTCTGGTTACAACTTAAATCTATTTTTCACTATAGTCAA
This region includes:
- a CDS encoding T9SS type A sorting domain-containing protein; this translates as MKRIIILLVIPIMLLAQTREKYPQATEVWSKPEEIKAISNWAGSVDGISVSADGKTLYISVAGIAVTELSDTGWTTPYKLGSHINIDYFVQTPAITPSGKRLFYTWLMGSLWHMYYSDWDSFKNDWGKPVNCGPEVNIPYYGISGVTAPDDTTIIFTRPNASYISYYNNTTKQYNTVKDFPSEGLNFSSDYGITTTQDLSKVYYLSTQPDTTLDGRYYLKEDLVVCYKKANSSDYTRPYVLNISYQADTLYFTREYSKRGQAYPTITADGKTLFFVATYHDKQTVYVSHMLIDENGIPVSVDYESLSLPSSFKLYSPYPNPFNATTTIEYELNKESKISITIYDTLGRKVKELLNAIKQAGRHKTAFNASGLSSGVYLVVLNTSSGFSVKKLTYLK